One Helicobacter cetorum MIT 00-7128 DNA window includes the following coding sequences:
- a CDS encoding TIGR00645 family protein, with protein sequence MIERLVERILFATRWLLAPLCIALSLVLVVLGYVFMKELWHMLSHLNTISETELVLSALGLVDLLFMAGLVLMVLLASYESFISKLDKVDTSEITWLEHTDFNALKLKVSLSIVAISAIFLLKKYMTLDDVLAKIPANTPLSHNPVFWQVVIHLVFVCSALLAAITDKIAFSHKKGH encoded by the coding sequence CTCGTTGGTTATTAGCGCCTTTATGTATTGCTCTATCGTTAGTTTTAGTTGTTCTAGGCTATGTTTTTATGAAAGAGTTATGGCACATGCTAAGCCATTTAAACACGATTAGCGAGACTGAATTGGTGCTATCTGCTTTAGGGTTGGTGGATTTGTTGTTTATGGCGGGACTTGTTCTAATGGTTCTATTGGCGAGTTATGAAAGCTTTATTTCAAAATTAGACAAAGTGGATACGAGTGAAATCACTTGGTTGGAGCATACAGATTTTAACGCTTTGAAATTAAAAGTTTCACTTTCTATTGTGGCTATTTCGGCTATTTTCTTATTGAAAAAATACATGACCTTAGATGATGTTTTGGCAAAAATTCCTGCCAACACGCCCCTATCGCATAATCCTGTTTTTTGGCAAGTGGTGATTCACTTAGTGTTTGTATGCTCGGCACTTTTAGCAGCCATTACAGATAAAATCGCCTTTTCACATAAGAAAGGGCATTGA
- a CDS encoding menaquinone biosynthesis family protein, protein MISIAHSPDADDIFMYYAIKFGWIDCPIKHKSFQNTALDIETLNQEALKNTYDVSAISFGLYPKIANDYALLPTATSFGNGYGPKLVKKKGVRLKRDFRVALSGEHTTNALLFKLYYKHARITYMNFLDIEKAVLEGKVHAGVLIHENILDFHNELEVEKELWDIWKEFVKVDLPLPLGGMAIRRSIPLYRAILIKKALIQAIEVALKHQDLLSEMLIERSLVRVSKEQLQTYLSLYANETSTRLSETQILAIDKLFELGYQHGFYPSLIKTKDCLLTDAYFKYRFS, encoded by the coding sequence TTGATTAGTATCGCTCATAGCCCTGATGCTGATGATATTTTTATGTATTATGCCATTAAGTTTGGCTGGATAGATTGCCCCATTAAGCATAAAAGTTTTCAAAATACTGCCCTAGATATTGAAACCTTAAACCAAGAAGCTTTGAAAAACACTTATGATGTGAGTGCGATTAGCTTTGGGCTGTATCCTAAAATTGCTAATGATTATGCCTTGCTCCCAACAGCGACTAGCTTTGGAAATGGCTATGGACCCAAATTGGTGAAAAAAAAAGGCGTGAGATTAAAAAGAGATTTTAGAGTTGCTTTAAGTGGAGAGCATACCACAAACGCCCTATTATTCAAGCTCTATTATAAACACGCCCGCATTACCTATATGAATTTCTTAGACATTGAAAAAGCGGTGCTTGAAGGAAAGGTGCATGCAGGAGTGTTAATCCATGAAAATATCTTAGATTTTCATAACGAACTAGAAGTGGAAAAAGAATTATGGGATATTTGGAAAGAATTTGTTAAAGTTGATTTACCTTTGCCTTTAGGGGGCATGGCGATTAGACGCTCTATTCCACTATATCGTGCGATTTTGATTAAAAAGGCTTTGATTCAAGCCATTGAAGTAGCCTTAAAACACCAAGATTTACTCTCTGAAATGCTCATAGAACGCTCTTTAGTTCGGGTAAGTAAGGAGCAATTGCAAACCTATCTAAGCTTGTATGCCAATGAGACCTCAACCCGCCTAAGTGAAACCCAAATTTTAGCCATAGACAAGCTTTTTGAGTTAGGCTATCAACACGGCTTTTATCCTAGCTTAATAAAAACTAAAGATTGCTTGCTCACTGATGCATACTTTAAATACCGCTTTTCTTAA
- the recA gene encoding recombinase RecA: MAIDEDKQKAISLAIKQIDKVFGKGALVRLGDKQVEKIDAISTGSLGLDLALGIGGIPKGRIIEVYGPESSGKTTLSLHIIAECQKNGGVCAFIDAEHALDVHYAKRLGVDIENLLVSQPDTGEQALEILETITRSGAIDLVVVDSVAALTPKAEIDGDMGDQHVGLQARLMSHALRKITGVLHKMNTTLIFINQIRMKIGMMGYGSPETTTGGNALKFYASVRIDIRRIAALKQNEQHIGNRAKAKVVKNKVAPPFREAEFDIMFGEGISKEGEIIDYGVKLDIVDKSGAWLSYQDKKLGQGRENAKALLKEDKALANEIILKIKESIGTTEEIMPLPDEPLDEMA, encoded by the coding sequence ATGGCGATAGATGAAGACAAACAAAAAGCGATTTCTTTAGCGATTAAACAAATTGATAAGGTTTTTGGTAAGGGCGCATTGGTGCGTCTTGGGGATAAGCAAGTAGAAAAGATTGATGCTATTTCTACCGGCTCATTAGGATTAGATTTAGCTTTAGGGATTGGGGGAATTCCAAAGGGTAGAATTATTGAAGTGTATGGGCCAGAATCAAGCGGAAAGACTACTTTGAGCTTACATATCATTGCAGAATGCCAAAAAAATGGGGGCGTGTGTGCGTTTATTGACGCTGAGCATGCCCTAGATGTGCATTATGCGAAGAGACTTGGCGTAGATATTGAAAATTTGCTAGTCTCTCAACCAGATACAGGCGAGCAAGCCCTAGAAATTTTAGAGACTATCACTAGAAGTGGGGCGATTGATTTAGTGGTAGTGGATTCTGTAGCTGCACTTACGCCTAAAGCAGAGATTGATGGGGATATGGGAGACCAGCATGTGGGCTTACAAGCAAGGCTTATGAGTCATGCATTAAGAAAAATCACCGGCGTGTTACACAAAATGAATACCACACTAATTTTTATCAATCAAATTAGAATGAAAATTGGCATGATGGGTTATGGAAGCCCAGAGACTACAACAGGGGGGAATGCCTTAAAATTTTATGCGAGTGTGAGAATTGATATCAGAAGAATTGCCGCTTTAAAACAAAACGAACAGCATATTGGTAATAGAGCGAAAGCCAAAGTGGTAAAAAATAAAGTCGCTCCGCCTTTTAGAGAAGCGGAATTTGACATTATGTTTGGGGAAGGGATTTCTAAAGAAGGCGAAATTATTGATTATGGCGTGAAACTAGATATTGTGGATAAGAGTGGGGCATGGCTAAGCTATCAAGATAAAAAGCTAGGGCAGGGTAGAGAAAACGCTAAGGCTTTATTGAAAGAAGATAAAGCCCTAGCGAATGAAATCATTCTTAAGATTAAAGAGAGTATTGGCACTACTGAAGAGATTATGCCCTTACCTGATGAGCCCCTAGATGAAATGGC